A genomic window from Desulfurellaceae bacterium includes:
- a CDS encoding LLM class F420-dependent oxidoreductase produces the protein MEIGILVPATSDTKNIADIAQRVESLGFESLWIPEHPVIPVGFKTEVPGGGTLPRHYNRWADPFVALTMAAAVTSRLKLATGICLFPEREPLITAKVIASLDMYSNGRVMIGVGAGWLREETEVMGTSFRLRWRRLRETTEALRLCWTQQEPSYQGEMVQFPPVYCDPKPVQPSGPPIFLGGHVPKALERVARTYDGWCPLAFDPEDYKAKVNTIRELTREAGRDPDALQMSAFVDPKDGGLSADELAAFRDAGASRIVLFSQPFAKEIAEGNPLGCIDRVAPIVERAQAV, from the coding sequence ATGGAAATTGGCATTCTCGTTCCAGCCACGTCCGATACCAAGAACATTGCCGACATTGCCCAGCGGGTAGAGAGCCTCGGCTTTGAGTCGCTGTGGATTCCAGAACACCCGGTGATTCCGGTCGGCTTCAAAACCGAAGTCCCGGGTGGAGGCACCTTGCCCCGGCACTACAACCGCTGGGCAGACCCGTTTGTGGCCCTGACCATGGCTGCGGCGGTGACCTCACGCCTCAAGCTGGCGACCGGCATCTGTCTGTTCCCGGAGCGCGAGCCGCTGATCACGGCCAAGGTCATTGCCAGCCTCGACATGTACTCCAACGGTCGGGTCATGATCGGGGTCGGCGCGGGCTGGCTGCGGGAGGAGACCGAGGTCATGGGCACCAGCTTTCGGTTGCGCTGGAGACGGCTGCGTGAGACGACCGAGGCGCTGCGCCTGTGCTGGACCCAGCAGGAGCCGAGCTATCAGGGCGAAATGGTTCAGTTCCCGCCCGTGTATTGCGATCCCAAACCGGTCCAGCCGTCCGGTCCGCCGATCTTTCTGGGCGGACACGTGCCAAAAGCGCTCGAACGGGTCGCCCGTACCTATGACGGCTGGTGTCCGCTGGCGTTTGATCCCGAGGACTATAAAGCCAAGGTCAACACCATTCGGGAGCTGACCAGAGAAGCCGGGCGCGATCCTGACGCTCTCCAGATGTCGGCCTTTGTCGATCCCAAAGACGGCGGCCTGTCGGCTGACGAGCTGGCCGCCTTCCGGGATGCGGGGGCGAGTCGGATTGTGCTCTTCTCACAGCCGTTTGCCAAAGAGATTGCCGAGGGTAACCCGCTCGGCTGTATCGACCGGGTGGCGCCGATCGTGGAGCGGGCCCAGGCCGTATAG
- a CDS encoding amidohydrolase yields the protein MTVEPVVIDCDGHILEPPDLWETYLEPRYRERALRLRVGEDGYEYLEVDQKRARLIKPGMLGTLGGMGKQVEEAQQLRRRAMDGEVSPEDMRAIRMGPEQTYLRGAAFGTMDMKERLALLEQEGMEKAVLYPTLGLLWEAELFDAELSAAYCRAYNRWIADFCRDSGGRLVPIAHLSLGEPEEAARELQRAVEDGCKGAFVAPFTMTRIPHGDVRHDAVFAAAQDLDVPLAIHPTFEPPEFSIHHRYDKFGWAAWYNDLFAGQGVQHAFATFFQLGVFERFPRLRTVVLESQAGWIGYFLDRADAIFKGTTLSATVRLKHPPSYYFKRQCYISADPEERTISALTGMVGEDKFFWASDYPHPDHPAKYLEELGEMVAPMTDAARCGILGENVARVYKLD from the coding sequence ATGACGGTAGAACCTGTAGTGATTGATTGTGACGGACATATTCTGGAACCGCCCGATTTGTGGGAAACCTATCTCGAACCCCGCTATCGTGAGCGGGCTCTGCGCCTGCGGGTCGGCGAGGATGGCTATGAGTATCTGGAGGTCGATCAAAAGCGGGCCAGGCTGATCAAACCCGGCATGCTGGGGACGCTGGGCGGCATGGGCAAGCAGGTCGAGGAAGCCCAGCAGCTGCGCCGCAGGGCCATGGACGGCGAGGTCAGCCCGGAAGACATGCGGGCCATTCGGATGGGACCCGAGCAGACCTACCTGAGGGGTGCCGCGTTCGGCACCATGGATATGAAGGAGCGGCTGGCACTCCTCGAACAGGAGGGCATGGAAAAGGCCGTGCTGTATCCCACGCTCGGCCTGTTGTGGGAAGCCGAGCTGTTCGATGCCGAGCTTTCGGCCGCCTATTGTCGGGCCTATAACCGCTGGATCGCCGACTTTTGCCGTGATTCCGGCGGACGGCTGGTGCCGATCGCCCATCTGTCCCTGGGCGAGCCCGAAGAGGCCGCCCGTGAGCTGCAGCGGGCCGTCGAGGACGGCTGCAAAGGCGCCTTTGTCGCCCCGTTCACGATGACGCGTATCCCGCACGGCGACGTACGCCACGACGCGGTTTTTGCCGCAGCCCAAGACCTCGATGTGCCGCTGGCCATTCATCCGACCTTTGAGCCGCCCGAGTTCAGCATCCACCACCGCTATGACAAGTTCGGCTGGGCGGCCTGGTATAACGACCTGTTTGCCGGCCAGGGGGTGCAGCATGCCTTTGCCACCTTTTTTCAGCTCGGCGTGTTCGAGCGTTTCCCGCGTCTGCGGACCGTGGTGCTGGAGTCGCAGGCCGGTTGGATCGGCTACTTCCTGGACCGGGCCGACGCCATCTTCAAAGGCACGACGCTCAGCGCAACGGTCAGGCTCAAACACCCGCCCTCGTATTACTTCAAGCGCCAGTGCTATATCTCGGCCGACCCGGAAGAGCGGACCATCAGCGCGCTGACCGGCATGGTCGGTGAGGACAAGTTTTTCTGGGCCAGCGATTATCCCCATCCCGACCATCCCGCTAAGTATCTGGAAGAACTGGGCGAGATGGTGGCGCCGATGACCGACGCGGCCCGGTGTGGCATCCTGGGTGAGAACGTGGCCAGGGTCTACAAGCTCGACTGA
- a CDS encoding TetR/AcrR family transcriptional regulator, which yields MSAALSKDEQSERTRRALIGVARDIFTEQGYAQTATEEIVRRAGVTRGALYYHYRDKAALFKAVFEEERTALIQAVLERIQAAEGDTWQRFVVTGCHAFIEHTSNPTVRRIVHTDGPAVLDWVALQQSGPGLMLLRTVFTRLMAEGLIEEQPVESLARLAWAMLFEAAIYIGQAGDSAEAREEVLNTLLRLIAGLRPDP from the coding sequence TTGTCCGCCGCGCTTTCAAAAGACGAACAGTCTGAGAGAACCCGGAGAGCCTTGATCGGCGTTGCCCGGGATATATTTACCGAGCAGGGCTATGCGCAAACCGCGACAGAAGAGATTGTGCGGCGCGCCGGGGTAACCAGAGGCGCGCTGTATTACCACTATCGCGACAAAGCCGCCCTGTTTAAGGCGGTGTTTGAGGAAGAGAGGACCGCCTTGATCCAAGCGGTTCTCGAGCGCATACAGGCGGCCGAGGGCGACACCTGGCAGCGCTTCGTTGTGACGGGCTGCCACGCTTTTATCGAACATACCTCAAACCCGACCGTGCGGCGTATTGTCCATACCGACGGTCCGGCGGTCCTTGACTGGGTCGCGCTGCAACAGAGCGGGCCGGGGCTAATGCTGTTGCGCACCGTGTTCACACGGCTGATGGCCGAGGGACTGATCGAAGAGCAGCCGGTCGAATCCCTGGCCCGCCTGGCCTGGGCCATGCTCTTTGAGGCGGCGATCTATATCGGTCAGGCTGGCGATAGTGCGGAAGCCCGTGAGGAAGTGCTCAACACGCTGCTTCGCCTCATCGCCGGATTGCGACCCGACCCCTAG